The Campylobacter sp. CNRCH_2014_0184h DNA window AAACATTTAAATTTCTTTTAACATTTTTTCATAGTGTTTTATTGTATGTTTTTTTGCTTTAAAAATTATACTAAAAATCACAATAAAACAACTTGCAACTAAAAATCCAGGAATGATTTCATAAATTGCTATAAAATTTGAACCAAAATGTTTATAAAATATAACAGTTAAAGCTCCACTAACCATTCCAGCTATTGCACCTTCTTTGCTCATATTTTTATAAAACAAAGAAAATAAAATAACACTTCCAAAGCTTGCACCAAAACCTGCCCATGCATATGAAACAATACCTAAAATTTGACTTTGCGTATCAAGTGAAAGTACAAAAGCTACACAAGCAACAGCTAAAACACCTAGACGTGATAATAAAGTAATATTTTTATCATTTGTTTTTCTTTTTAAGATTTGTGTATAAAAATCTTGCACCAAGCTAGAAGCACATACTAGTAGTTGAGAACTTGCAGTACTCATAATAGCTGCCAATATAGCACTGAGTAAAATTCCTGCCACCCAAGGATTAAAAAGCACTTGAGACATTACGATAAATATTCTTTCAGGGTCATTTAAAGTGAGATTAAATTTAGCTATATAAGCAATACCTAAAAATCCTATCATAGCAGCACCAAATAAAGAAATTACCATCCAAGTTATGCCTATAAAAGTTGCAGTAGGAATTTCTTTTACATTTTTTATAGAGATAAAACGAATTAAAATGTGAGGTTGACCAAAATAACCAAGTCCCCATGCTAGGGTTGATACCACGACTAGCCAACCACCACCGTCTAGGCCAAAGGCTTGAGGTTTTACATCGTTTATAGTAGAAAAGGCTTCGCCAAAGCCACCAAGTTCAAAAATCATTACAAAAGGAATGATGATTAATGAACTCATCATTAAAAGTCCTTGTATCATATCAGTCCAACATACGGCTTTATAGCCACCTAAAAAAGTATATAAAACAATAACTAAAAATCCAATGCTTAAGGCAAAAATATAAGGTAAATTAAATACACTTTCAAAAAGCTTAGCACCACTTACTAATCCAGCGCTAATGTAAATAGTAAAAAATACCAAAATAACTATTGCGCAAATGCTTCTTAAAATATGTCTATCATCATGAAAGCGACTTTCAAAAAAATCAGGAATTGTAATACATTCTTTGGCTATTTGAGAAAAAATCTTTAATCTTTTAGCAACAAAGGTCCAGTTTAAAAACATACCAAAACTTAAGCCTATAGCTATATAAATTTGCCCTAAGCCAGCTGCATATAAAGCACCAGGAAAAGCCATTAAAAGCCAACTACTCATATCAGAAGCACCTGCACTTAAGGCAGATATTACCGGCCCCATGGAGGCATTACCAACAAAATAATCTTTACTGTTTTGATTTTTTTTGTAAAAATAAAAACCTATAAAAAGCATTAAAAATGCATAGGTAATAAAAGTAATAACAATAGGATAAGAAAGTTCTACACTTTGTAAATTCATAAGTGTCCTTAAAAAATTTAAAAAACTATCATTTTACTTGTTTTATTTTAAAAAAACATTATAAAAATTATTTTTTATTTTTTGTTTCAATGCTTTATAAAGTTTTTTTGTTACAATTTTCTAAAAAATTTAAGGAAAAATGATGAAAAATCTTTTGATTATAGGTGCAGGTGGTGTAAGCCGTGTTGCGACTGTAAAATGTGCAATGAATAGTGATGTCTTTAGCAAAATAACTCTAGCAAGTAGAACTAAAAGTAAATGTGATGAAATAGCAGCTTTTATAAAAGAGCGTTTAGGTGTAGAAATTCAAACTGAGCAAATAGATGCAGATGACACTGCTGCTGTTGTAGAACTTATCAAAAAAACAGGAGCTGAAATTTTATTAAATGTGGCTTTACCTTATCAAGATCTTACTTTAATGGATGCGTGTATTCAAA harbors:
- the putP gene encoding sodium/proline symporter PutP, whose product is MNLQSVELSYPIVITFITYAFLMLFIGFYFYKKNQNSKDYFVGNASMGPVISALSAGASDMSSWLLMAFPGALYAAGLGQIYIAIGLSFGMFLNWTFVAKRLKIFSQIAKECITIPDFFESRFHDDRHILRSICAIVILVFFTIYISAGLVSGAKLFESVFNLPYIFALSIGFLVIVLYTFLGGYKAVCWTDMIQGLLMMSSLIIIPFVMIFELGGFGEAFSTINDVKPQAFGLDGGGWLVVVSTLAWGLGYFGQPHILIRFISIKNVKEIPTATFIGITWMVISLFGAAMIGFLGIAYIAKFNLTLNDPERIFIVMSQVLFNPWVAGILLSAILAAIMSTASSQLLVCASSLVQDFYTQILKRKTNDKNITLLSRLGVLAVACVAFVLSLDTQSQILGIVSYAWAGFGASFGSVILFSLFYKNMSKEGAIAGMVSGALTVIFYKHFGSNFIAIYEIIPGFLVASCFIVIFSIIFKAKKHTIKHYEKMLKEI